A window of Exiguobacterium sp. FSL W8-0210 genomic DNA:
TGAAGATAAGAAGAAAGCATACAAACCTGTCTTCTTATCTGCTGGACTTGCAGTTTTCTTGACAGGTGTCACGGAGCCAATCGAATTCATGTTCATGTTCATCGCTCCTGTTCTTTACGTCATCTATGCTGTGCTCACGGGTGTTGCTTTCGCACTAGCAGATGTCATGCATCTTCGGATTCACGCATTCGGTGCGATCGAACTCTTGACGCGGATTCCATTGATTGCAAAAGCTGGATTAATTGGTGATTTAATTCGTTTCATCGGTGTCTGTGTGTTCTTCTTCTTCTTGAACTTCTTCACGTTCCGTTTCGTCATCAAGAAGTTCAACTATGCGACACCAGGTCGTAACGGGAACTATCTGGACGATATCAACGTATCTACAACTGAAGCTTCAGGTGAGGCTGCTGCGACATCAGCTCCTGCCGACGATTCGCAAGCTTCACAAATCATCGATTTGCTTGGTGGACAGCAAAACATCGAGGACGTCGATGCCTGCATGACGCGTCTTCGTGTCACTGTCAAAGATCCAGCGCTTGTTGCAAAAGAAGCAGACTGGAAAGCAAACGGTGCACTTGGTCTGATCCTTAAGAACAATGGCGTGCAAGCCATCTACGGTCCAAAAGCCGATATCTTAAAATCAGATATCCAAGACCGGATCGGCGCATAAACCTGCGAGATTAGGGAACTACCTAAAGGTGAAGCTCTTTTATAAGAGTTTCACCTTTCTTATTTGAAAAATCAGGAGGACCACTCATGCGTCTACTCACACTAAATTGTCATTCGTGGCAGGAAGAACAGCCACTCGAAAAATTAAACCAGATCGTTCAACAAATTCTCGCTCAAGATTATGATGTCATCGCACTGCAAGAAGTGAGTCAATTGATGGATACACCCATCGTCTATGACGATGTGCGCAACGATAATTTTGCCTATTTGATCCAGCAAGCGTTAAAAGAACAAGGTCAAACCTACTCCCTCGTCTGGGATTTTGCTCATATCGGCTATGATAAGTATGAAGAAGGACTCGCTCTTTTGACGAAACATCCAATCTTAAAATCGGACAGTTATTATGTTAGTCGTAGTCAAGATACATTCGATTGGAAATCACGAAAAATCGTCCGTGCGACGATCCAAGTCGACGGTACACCGATTACGTTCAATACATGTCATCTTGGCTGGTGGGCAGATGAAGTCGAACCGTTCCAGGAACAATTCAATCATTTGATGGCTCGGATGGATCCACTCGAATGGACATTCTTCCTCGGTGATTTCAACAACGATGCCTTAGAACGAAATACAGGTTATGACTATATGATGCAACGGGGATTGCACGATGTCTTCCTGCTAGCTAAGGAAACAGTCGGAATTGAGACGATCAATGGCAACATCGATGGATGGGAAGACAATCAACAAGGATTGCGGATTGATCTCGTCTTATCGAATCGGAAAATTGACGTTGAACGCGTCGGTGTCGTGTTTGATGGGATTCACGGTCCCGTCGTTTCCGATCACTACGGGGTTGAGGTCGATATTCAGATTCAAAAAAATGAATATTAAGTATTGACAACGCTTTCTTTTCTCCTTTAAGATGAAATCAAATCAATAGTGCGGATTGTGACAGTACGGCTGGCAAGACCGAAATGACACCTCGTTAGGAGAGGTGTTGTTCGGTCTTGCCTTTTTTTGTCTCATTCAGCACGTTTCATGAAAAAGGAGGACTTTTCCGATGGATTATCAACAAACTGCTAAACGTGTGCTCGAACTCGTCGGCGGACGTGAGAACATCATCACTGCCGCTCACTGTGCGACACGCTTACGCCTTGTCTTGCATGACGAATCAAAGGTCGATCAAGCGGCACTTGAAGATTTGGATGGTGTAAGTGGTGCCTTCTCGAGCTCTGGTCAATATCAAATCATCTTCGGGACCGGTACCGTTAATAAGGTATTCGCTGCGTTTGCACCACTCGCTGGTGTGAAAGTCGATGGAGAAGAGCCACTCGACGTTAAAAAGGCTGCATCGCAAAAATTAAACCCGTTCGCCCGTCTTGCCCGTTCGCTCTCGAACGTCTTCGTTCCACTCATTCCGGCAATCGTCGCAGCTGGTCTCTTGATGGGATTACTCGGTATGATCAAGGCATTCGGTTGGGTCGAGGGCAATTCGCCGATCGTTCAACTACTTGATATGTTCTCGTCTTCAGCCTTCATCATCTTACCGATTCTGATCGGTTTCTCGGCAGCTCGTGAATTCGGTGCAAATCCGTATCTCGGTGCCGTCATCGGGGGAATCATGACACACCCGTCCCTCTTGAATCCATGGACACTTGGGAACAGTGATCCTGAAGTCATGAAATTCCTCGGAATGAACATCGAGTTAATCGGATACCAAGGAACGGTCTTCCCGGTTCTCTTAACTGTCTGGGTCATGGCAAAGATTGAACAACAAGTCCGGAAACGAACACCCGAGACGCTCGACTTACTCGTCACACCATTCGTTACGGTCCTCGTCACTGGTTTCCTGGCGTTGATCGTCATCGGTCCAATCGGAACGTTGCTCGGGAAAGGAATCTCATTCGTACTCGTCTTCTTCTACGAACAGTTCTCAGTCGTCGCTGGTCTCCTCTTTGGTGGACTTTACTCGACGATCGTCATCACTGGGATGCATCACAGTTTCCATGCAATCGAAGCAGGGTTACTTGCCGATAAAAGTATCGGAAAGAACTTCCTTTTACCGATCTGGTCGATGGCGAACGTCGCTCAAGGCGGTGCCGGACTTGCCGTCTACTTCTTGACAAAGAACGTCAAACTCAAAGCACTTGCCCTACCGTCTGCGTTCTCAGCCTTTCTCGGTATCACGGAACCTGTCATCTACGGCGTCAACTTACGTCTTGGAAAACCATTCATCGGCGGTGCAATCGGTGGTGCGATTGGTGGCGGTTATGTCGTCTTGACGCAAGTCGCGGCGAACGCCTACGGACTAACTGGAATCCCGATGATCGCGATCGTCGCCCCGCTCGGTGCAACGAATTTGATCAACTACCTCGTTGGATTCGTGATTGCGGTCGTCACTGCTTTTGTTTCGACTGTCGTCTTGATGCGTCTTGATGCACGTAAACAAAAAGAAACAGACATTGCTGCTTAATCCTTCATGCGACCAAACCGGGTCCACTGACTCGGTGGTCGCATTTGTCGGTTCGCAAAGCGTCTACGTTCGCTTTATAATAAAGAAAAGACTGGAAAGGAGGACGTCAGGCTGATTATTCATAAAATCCTCAACAACAATGCAGTTGTCGTTAAAGAAAATGGACAAGAACGCATCGTCATGGGACCCGGTATCGCCTTTGGAAAAAAGAAAAAAGATCCGATCCAAGCGACGAAGATCGAAAAAATGTTCATCCCTTCGTTTGAAAATGCGGAACAGTTCAAAGAGATTCTGACGACGACACCACTCGAGATCATCGACTTATCCGAACGCATCATCTCGCATGCAGAAGGTGAACTTCAGACGCCGTTTCATGACTATATTCATGTCAGTCTGACGGATCACCTCGCTCATGCCGTACGGCTAGCACGTGAACAACTCGTCGTGCATAATCGACTAGCGGAAGAGATTCGTCTTTTATATGGACCGGAGTATGCGATCGGAGAATGGGCAGTCCTTGAAATCGAACGCGCGTTACAGGTCACCCTCCCTAAAGAAGAAGCAGCGAACATCGCGCTTCACTTATATAATGCACGCCAGACTCATCCGAACATGGCAACTGCTTTGCAGACGGTGACGTTACTCAATGAACTGCGCGAACAGATTGAAGTCTTTTTTGGACAAACGATCGAGACCTCATCGATGACGTATTATCGTTTCTTCACGCATATGAAATTGGTCCTCGCCCGAATTGAACAAGGAGAAACCTTACACGACATGGATGATGTGATTTTATCTGCCGTCAAAACACGTTATGCTGAGGCTTATGCCTGTGCGAGTCAAATGGGCAATTGGTTGACTGTCGAACTCGATACACGTGTACCTGAATCAGAAATCGGCTATATGGCTTTACACATCGAACGGATTCGTCCGGATCTTGAAAGGAGTTCTACGTATGAAAATCTTTAGTTTGGGGGAAGCATTGATTGATTTGATTCCTCTTGATGCTGAAAACATGACGTTTCAAAAAAATCCTGGAGGTGCTCCTGCCAATGTCTCTGTCGGACTCGCTCGATTAGGCGCTGATAGTTATTTTCTTGGAGCTGTCGGTGATGATTCGATGGGACACTTCTTGAAAGATACGTTACATCATTATGGTGTTCGTACCGATCATCTCGTCCACGATTCGACGCAAAAAACAGGACTTGTGCTCGTTACGAACGGTCAGGATGGAGAGCGGTCGTTCGAGTTCATCAACGCGGAGCGCGCTGATATGCAATTTCACGAAACACATGTCCCGGAGGATTTCACATCCGTCGATTTATTACACATCGGTTCGATTTCTTTAATCACTGGAGAATCCGTCAACGCGACACGAAAAGCCATCGCACGTGCAAAAGCACACGAAGTACCGGTTTCTTACGATCCGAACTTACGAGAGTCGTTATGGCCGAATCTTGACGAAGCGCGGACGACGATCCGGTCTGTCCTACCGGATGCACAAATCGTCAAACTTGCTGAGGAAGAATTGACGTTTCTAACTGGACAAACGAATCTTGATGACGGGGCTGCTGAATTGTTAGCTGAATATCCGATTCGTCTTCTTGCCATCACGCGAGGAAGTGAAGGATCGATTCTCTATACGGATCGTGCGATGGCTGTCATCGATGCGATTACGGTCGACGCAATCGATACGACAGGAGCTGGAGATGCCTTCATGTCCGGTTTACTCTACCAGTGTGCGTTACGCGATTTTTCATTTGATTGGTCTGAAGATGAACTTCGCGACATCGGTCGATTCGCAGCGATTTCAGGCGGACTTGCTGCTTCCGTCAAAGGAGCGATGGCTGCTTTGCCAACGCTCGACGAAGTCGCTCATCGCTTGAGTTGAATCGATGACTCAGTAGAAATAAGGATGGAGAGATTCCGGACTCAGTGCCGAAATCTCTCCATCCTTTTCGTTTGATTGATGAATCGATTAAGGTGTATCGATAAATCGTTTGATTTCATCTAATGACTCATCCTGTTGTTCTTTTGACGTTAATGGGCTGCTATTGTCCCCTTTTTGTCGACCGTACATACCAAAGTTCGCGTGGTTCCCTTGCTTGATTTCATGGAATACCGCATCTTTTCGAACGTCCTGTTTACTTTTTTCGATATCAGCGACTGGTAAGACACCATCTCGTCCCCCATAAATCGTCAACGAGGGCACATCAATCGAATCAATCGGATAGGACGCGAGGAAAACGATCCCCTTAATTTTTGGATGTTGTTCAACGATCGTTGAAGCTGCGCTTCCACCGAGCGAATGCCCGATCAGATACCATTTTTTGATTTGCGGATATTCCTCGATGATATCGAGTCCTTCGTTTGAGTCAAGCAACGCAATCCGAAACGGTAGCTTCGGGATGACGACGAAGTGCCCGTCTTTCGCTAGTTGCTTACCGTAATAACTGTAGGCCGCTGCATCGACTTTTGCCCCTTGATAAAAGATGAATCCGACATCACTCGTCTTCTTTCCAAATGTCAGTTGACGGGGTGTATCTGTCTCCACGTAAGACTTCGCTTGCGTAGAAGCATCATAGTCGAACTGTGCCCAAATCATGAAGGCAACTACGAGCAGTGCCAACAGCGCAGCAATCGTTCCAATGATTCGTATACTCCATTTTTTCATCTCATTCCCTCCCGTTATCGTTATACCCCACATTATGTGTTAAATCACATACGAAAACAAATATTAGAATTTTCAGTCATTGTAAGCATCCCTATCGCTTTTTCATGAATTAGTTTAAGATGAAACCAATATTGTTTTTTCGAAAGGAGATTCACGTTTTGCCGCGTACCCTTGTGTCTACGATTCAATGGTTTTTATTCATCATCTGTACTAACATTGCCCCGCCCCTTGCCATCGCAGCATCGTTTGAACTCTCGGGTGCCGAGACGCTTTCCTTCTTATCTCGTTGTCTATTCGTATTTGCCATCTTAAGTCTCTTTCAAGTCCTGCTCGGACACCGTCTACCAATCATGGAAGGTCCTGCTGGAATTTGGTGGGGTGTATTTGCCCTTTATTCGTCGATTGGTGTCACATTGTACGGCAGTTATTCAAACACGTTACAGTCGCTTGGATTCTTACTCCTACTCAGCGGTATCATCTGTATCGTCTTGACGATGACAGGTGTCTTACGGCGCTTAGTCCCTCTTTTTACACCGCAAGTCATCGGTGTCTACATGCTGTTGCTGTCGGCACAGCTGTCCGGATCCGTCATGAAAGGATTGCTCAATATCGAGGATGGACGAATTCAAGTATTACCTGCCGTCATCTCGATTCTGACGGTCTTGATCTCGCTTTATTTAGAACGAAGCGATCGCTTACGCCAGTACGCTTTATTAATCACGTTACTCGTCGGTTGGAGCATGTTTGCATTGATCGGTCGTGCCGAGATGCCAAGCTTCGACGGTCCACTGTTCACTTTACCGAGCTTGTTGCCGTTCGGCGGTATTCATGTCGACTGGAGCTTATTACCGACAGCTCTCATCATCTCGTTGTTGTTAATGACGAACGTCTTAGCAAACATTAAAGTCATTGAACGAATCATCAGTGCCAAGCGTGGTGAAACCGTTAAAGGACAAGTCGGAACAGCTGGTATCACGGCTGGTATCGGACAACTCTTCGCTGGTTTGTTCGGTACAGTCGGTCCTGTCGCCATTTCCGGAACGGCTGGTTTTATTGCCTCAACAGATAACACGGACCGCAAAGCGTTCGTCTATGCGAACATCACGTGCCTTTTCCTCAGTATCGTGACACCATTCGTCGGTTTGATCGCTAAAATCCCCGTCGCTGTCGGTTATGCGATGGTCGCACCGATTGTTGCCGGGATGGCGATCATCGGCGTCACGGAAGCAGCCCGCGACTTGAATCGTCAAACGGCGATGATCACGGTCGGTCTCCCGGTCCTCGTCGGCATCGGTGCGTTGTTACTACCGAAAGGGGCAACGGCCGATTTACCGCCACTCGTGACGACCCTGATGTCAAACGGTCTCGTCCTCGGAACATTGGTCGCCTTGCTCGCAGAAGGGTTACGCCATATCCGGACGAATGATTAATAAAAAG
This region includes:
- a CDS encoding endonuclease/exonuclease/phosphatase family protein; the protein is MRLLTLNCHSWQEEQPLEKLNQIVQQILAQDYDVIALQEVSQLMDTPIVYDDVRNDNFAYLIQQALKEQGQTYSLVWDFAHIGYDKYEEGLALLTKHPILKSDSYYVSRSQDTFDWKSRKIVRATIQVDGTPITFNTCHLGWWADEVEPFQEQFNHLMARMDPLEWTFFLGDFNNDALERNTGYDYMMQRGLHDVFLLAKETVGIETINGNIDGWEDNQQGLRIDLVLSNRKIDVERVGVVFDGIHGPVVSDHYGVEVDIQIQKNEY
- a CDS encoding sucrose-specific PTS transporter subunit IIBC, whose protein sequence is MDYQQTAKRVLELVGGRENIITAAHCATRLRLVLHDESKVDQAALEDLDGVSGAFSSSGQYQIIFGTGTVNKVFAAFAPLAGVKVDGEEPLDVKKAASQKLNPFARLARSLSNVFVPLIPAIVAAGLLMGLLGMIKAFGWVEGNSPIVQLLDMFSSSAFIILPILIGFSAAREFGANPYLGAVIGGIMTHPSLLNPWTLGNSDPEVMKFLGMNIELIGYQGTVFPVLLTVWVMAKIEQQVRKRTPETLDLLVTPFVTVLVTGFLALIVIGPIGTLLGKGISFVLVFFYEQFSVVAGLLFGGLYSTIVITGMHHSFHAIEAGLLADKSIGKNFLLPIWSMANVAQGGAGLAVYFLTKNVKLKALALPSAFSAFLGITEPVIYGVNLRLGKPFIGGAIGGAIGGGYVVLTQVAANAYGLTGIPMIAIVAPLGATNLINYLVGFVIAVVTAFVSTVVLMRLDARKQKETDIAA
- a CDS encoding PRD domain-containing protein, which codes for MLNNNAVVVKENGQERIVMGPGIAFGKKKKDPIQATKIEKMFIPSFENAEQFKEILTTTPLEIIDLSERIISHAEGELQTPFHDYIHVSLTDHLAHAVRLAREQLVVHNRLAEEIRLLYGPEYAIGEWAVLEIERALQVTLPKEEAANIALHLYNARQTHPNMATALQTVTLLNELREQIEVFFGQTIETSSMTYYRFFTHMKLVLARIEQGETLHDMDDVILSAVKTRYAEAYACASQMGNWLTVELDTRVPESEIGYMALHIERIRPDLERSSTYENL
- a CDS encoding carbohydrate kinase family protein, yielding MKIFSLGEALIDLIPLDAENMTFQKNPGGAPANVSVGLARLGADSYFLGAVGDDSMGHFLKDTLHHYGVRTDHLVHDSTQKTGLVLVTNGQDGERSFEFINAERADMQFHETHVPEDFTSVDLLHIGSISLITGESVNATRKAIARAKAHEVPVSYDPNLRESLWPNLDEARTTIRSVLPDAQIVKLAEEELTFLTGQTNLDDGAAELLAEYPIRLLAITRGSEGSILYTDRAMAVIDAITVDAIDTTGAGDAFMSGLLYQCALRDFSFDWSEDELRDIGRFAAISGGLAASVKGAMAALPTLDEVAHRLS
- a CDS encoding alpha/beta hydrolase, whose amino-acid sequence is MKKWSIRIIGTIAALLALLVVAFMIWAQFDYDASTQAKSYVETDTPRQLTFGKKTSDVGFIFYQGAKVDAAAYSYYGKQLAKDGHFVVIPKLPFRIALLDSNEGLDIIEEYPQIKKWYLIGHSLGGSAASTIVEQHPKIKGIVFLASYPIDSIDVPSLTIYGGRDGVLPVADIEKSKQDVRKDAVFHEIKQGNHANFGMYGRQKGDNSSPLTSKEQQDESLDEIKRFIDTP
- a CDS encoding purine/pyrimidine permease, translating into MSTIQWFLFIICTNIAPPLAIAASFELSGAETLSFLSRCLFVFAILSLFQVLLGHRLPIMEGPAGIWWGVFALYSSIGVTLYGSYSNTLQSLGFLLLLSGIICIVLTMTGVLRRLVPLFTPQVIGVYMLLLSAQLSGSVMKGLLNIEDGRIQVLPAVISILTVLISLYLERSDRLRQYALLITLLVGWSMFALIGRAEMPSFDGPLFTLPSLLPFGGIHVDWSLLPTALIISLLLMTNVLANIKVIERIISAKRGETVKGQVGTAGITAGIGQLFAGLFGTVGPVAISGTAGFIASTDNTDRKAFVYANITCLFLSIVTPFVGLIAKIPVAVGYAMVAPIVAGMAIIGVTEAARDLNRQTAMITVGLPVLVGIGALLLPKGATADLPPLVTTLMSNGLVLGTLVALLAEGLRHIRTND